CACCGCTCTCTAAAGAAGCCTGCGAAATTGTTAATTTACATAGTTGATAAATGAAATGGCCATCATTCTATTCATCAACAGAGTAAATGTTTACACTTACTTTACCCCCGTTAGATATCGACCCCTTTACCCACGCTAATGGGACAATATGCTTACTCGGATGTGCTAAATTGGATGGTATGCCTTTCGGTTCTTTATTACTATGAGTCTTGTTCATTATTCTGTTGGAATTTGCAATATCATATGGTACAGGAGAGGGTTCCAACTCAGGAGAAAATCCTGTGTAATATTCGTTATGCATTCCTGAAACTATCTTATCACCATGTGCACGGGCTTCCATAGTGTTTCTGGTTGATacatttgttgtttttaaaCCGCCAAGACCCTAAAGGTTTTTATAGTAAACACCAATAACAGTACCTTATCCATTGTATGTGAACGACGGTCAAATGCCAAATTAGATCTCAACGGTATGCTGTTTTTACTAATACAGGTTTGGTTCCTGTACAGGCGCATAGAAGCATCCATCTCTGAGTTGGTGCCTTTCCTGGAATCTACATCATAATGCACACTAAAATCGCCATAACCAGGTCCTTTGTTGACACTTCTCAGTTCACGTTCATGAGATAATGCAAGAGCGGTGTGCATTTCATCTAACTGAGCAGTAAGAATGCGAATCTGTTTGTCCTTTTGTGAAATGTGGTATTCCAAACGTGATCGAATTCCATTAACCTCATCCAAATTTTGTCTATTGATTTTGTTTAACTTCAATGTCTTGCATTTTATCTCGTTTTCTATGTGAGAGAGTTTTGTGGCCATTTTATTGATGGTACGGTATATATCAGAGTTGCCCATGCCGTGGAGAACGTGTGTCCTAGTTCCCCTGCTAACAACAGAACCCTCACTGCTTTCTTCATCACCCAATATGGTATCACCAGATATCGACATGGATGTACTATGTATAGTAGAATTTCCTGATAATCTTTACTGATATTATAGCGCCTTACCTGTAAATATAAAGTTCGTCACCATAACAGAGAACGTCAAGCTCGCATCAGGATCAAGTTTTGTCTTTAGTGGAACACACATATCTCTTGCAATTCTATCATTGATGATGGATGTTAAATCTAGCTCGCATTCAGCAAGTGTGACGGGTTTAACGTATCGTTTTGATTCCACTACCTAATAAATGTTGAACCATTTCATTAATTATTTACCTGAATGATTGATTTAGTTGTGTTTACCGAATCATCATAAAAGGTGTAGTGAATCAACAGTTTTTGATTAACTTTGTGTGAACGTCGGTGAGGCGTAAGACTTATAGTTGTTCCTGTCTGACTTCGTTGGTTACCTGCGCAAAACATAAACCCATATCAATATGAAACAAACCGGCAATCCATACCAAATCGACATCCACAGCATGATTAAGCGTGAGATGTAAATCTTTAATGGACAGCTCAAAAATACAACGGCTGGAGTTATGGCCTGAGCATATTTCCGACATTGTGGATAAATTGGGGGAAAATGAAAAGAACAATGTAGCTGGACTgattttaatattatatgaattTAAAATGAAACTCTAGTATATTATAATTATAAATCACCAAATGATATTTCTTTTTGATCTGGCGATTTTTCGCAGAAGAAAAATCGATGAATATTTTGTTATAGAAAAGTCTACTTCCGCAATATATAGAACTAATGAAAGTGTAATACAAAAGTATCACTTATAGGATCTAGACACGACTCCAAGGAGTCTAAGAGCTCCATGTTCTTATTACATAGCAACATAGCACTGTAATAATACTAGAGGTAAATGCTGTAGAAATTAATGATGAAACACGTTATAAAACAAACGAGTGTTCAATCATTTCGTACGTGTTAGAACACATTTGGCCAATTTTGCCTCTTATTCAAATAATCCGTAACAACCAATGATTGGGCATTTTGCCACCATTGTCCGTCGATGGCGCTAATGTTGCGATGAATTATAggaaaatacaaaaacaaacatgGTGCTCGAATTCTCTGCAGAACGCTTTCCGATTTCTTAAAACACCTATGTGATTTTCGCCGACGTCTCTACCTTCTGGAACAAAATGTCCCCTACCACAACCTTAGTTCCCTCCGTCAAGTTGTCGTAATCAGACGATAAAAATCCTATATGATCTCGCTTTTCGGTGCCTAACTTTTTAAATACCACACTGGAAGCCAATGGAATAACTGGTTCCATTAAGTGGTTTAAGAAATATATCGCCTCAAGCACGTTGCGTATAGTGTCTAAGCGTGTATCGACGGATCCTTTTGCCCATGGTTCACGATCGGTGAGATACTTGTTCGTGTCTCTATAAGCCTCAATCACTGTTACTAATGCATCCTGAAGGGCAAAACGTTGTAAATGACTTAAAGTCCTCCTGGCGACATCTACCATGCAAAATGGGCGAGGAGCTGACTTTGAAGCTAGTGGCGGAATACACCCATTAGAAAACTTTACGCATAAAGTAGTAATGCGGTGTAAGAGGTTCCCTATAGTATCCGTAAGATCGCTGTTGTGAAGATCGGCCAATGACGAAAGGTCAAACTTGACGTCAGATCCAAAGACAGAGTCACGAATCATATAATATCGTAATGTATCAACACCATACTTATCAAGCAATTCTTTGGTGTTGACAACATTCCCAAGAGATTTGCTCATCTTCCGCCCATCGGCAGCAGTGATGAACCCGTGTGCAAATATGGTTTTGGGTAGCGGAACCTCCAAAGACATCAAAATAGATGTCCATATCACAGCAAAAAACCATATGATGTCTTTTCCAATGACCTGTAAGTCTGGAGGCCAGAGTTTCAGTTGGGATATATCGTCAAAGTCACCAAAACCAATGCCGCTCAGATAACCCGTCAATGCATCGGACCATACATACATTACATGGGAAGGGTCATCTGGTACCGGTATTCCCCATTTAAAATTGCAACGGCTGACTGATAAGTCTTCCAAAGGCTTTTTAAGACGACTTAGAATTTCAGCCCTTGCTGAGTCTGGTTGCAAATAAGCAGGATCACTGCTAAGCTTTTCAATTAACATATCTTGATATTTGCTCATACGGAAGAAATAGCTGGATTCTTTCATTAAAGTATATGGTTTGCCGGATAAGGGGTCTTTATAGTCAGTAGCAGCGGCTTCGACTTCCGTTAGAAATGTCTCTTCACGAACATTATACCAACCACTGTATTCACCTAGATAAATATCACCACGGTCTCGAAGAATACGCCAAATTTTTTGCGCTGATTTATAATGACGTGGCTCCGTAGTTCTCACAAAAATATGCGTGGCTGTAAGCAAGTCAGTATTGTTGTCGTGAAACTTTGCTGAATAATAATCGGCTAGTTCAATAGGAAACATTCCGTAGCTTTCGGCTGTTGTGGCAACCTTCAGTCCATGCTCATCGGTACCTGATAAAAGGATTGGTACCATACCAAAAACCTTAAAGAAACGTGAAATAATGTCAGAGGTAACGATCTCATACGTGTGTCCGATATGAGGAGGTCCATTTGTGTATGAAAGAGCAgtagtgatataatatttcTTTCCAATTAAATCTCTAGAGACGTCAGATAAACTTTTTAATGCGCCATTGCCATTCACGTGACTTCTAGATGTTTCCATGGACCTGTAAAACAAATGTAAGCACCTGGCTTTGTTCAAAGAAGATGTTTTTGTTAAAACATTGTGAATAAAAGGGGgaattgaaggaaacatATCTAAACGTAATCCTAAAGCCTCAATCTTGCCATTAAACCTGATGAATATGTGGCAACAAAATACAAACTAACCACAGAATGGACAATGTAATTATCGCCGAACCAATGATATCGTAACAAATAAGATCTATATTTGATGTTAAAAAGGCATTTAAAGATGACAGAAGTCCTCTAGCTAAGTCAGAATTGTTTTTTCGGCAGACTGTTCTTAATGTTGAAGACCAGGATTTCCAATCGAAATGATTTTTAACCTGTTCACTGTTCAGAAGTATATTATTTCCATTAATCGTAGATGTTTGATTTTCTAGGTAGTACCTCAATATACTGTCACTTCCGAAAATTGGGGAGACCTCCAAATTGTTTCTATTTACGATTAATAACAACGGCCTAACAAGTATATCCTTTTGTGCTTGCACAATTATAGCCTTTGTACCTGTATGATAATCAGCTATAAtaagatatacaacatactTTTGACGGTTGAAGTGTCACATGCTTCGGGGTTTAATCCAAAAATGCTCTCTAAAAACCCGTGAAAATCTCCATCATTTTGTTCGAAATTCTCACATGATAGTGACAATGTATTTACACACTTGTATCCGTTGTGTTCTTCAAAGGAAGCTGATGGATTCCAATTTGTGTCGCGCGTAACAGATGAGAGCAATGCTAAGGGCGAGGAATTCCTAAGGAACTCTGCGGTTAACCACGCTGCCAGCGATTCTAAAGATTGATCTAATATCAAAATTTGCATTGTAAATATGTTTCAAAATTTTATAGTATGGTTGGACGTTAATAGACATGTGTACGCATTGTAAAATCCTGAGCAACATTGCCACATTTTATGTGAAGTATACAACAATCAACAagtatatagtaatatgtACAAGATTTTGATTAAAGTGTTAGGTTCCGTGTAAAGtataattaaatataaaaattcGAGACTTGATTGTACGGAGTATAATGGTCTCGATAGTTGTTGCACTCGATGCTAATCCATTTTGCTGTCATAGATTGCTCGTCCCATGATGAATCCATCAGTTGGACGCACTATTAAACTAGCTTAAAAAGTAGCAACTATTGCTGCAGCAAGAGGGATTAAACCGGCTAAAAACTTGAATCCAGCATTTACGGACAACTCAAAGTTTTTCAGTAATTTCAAATGTTCCTTTTCACCAAGTGTCTTAGCCATGTGGGCAGTTATGGGAATCATAGAGTCAACGAATAGTTTGTAAGCCTCGTTGTAAACACCGACAGCCTTCACACCACTGGCAATAACGGCTGCAGTTTC
This is a stretch of genomic DNA from Babesia bovis T2Bo chromosome 1, whole genome shotgun sequence. It encodes these proteins:
- a CDS encoding N-terminal C2 in EEIG1 and EHBP1 proteins family protein, coding for MSEICSGHNSSRCIFELSIKDLHLTLNHAVDVDLVWIAGNQRSQTGTTISLTPHRRSHKVNQKLLIHYTFYDDSVNTTKSIIQVVESKRYVKPVTLAECELDLTSIINDRIARDMCVPLKTKLDPDASLTFSVMVTNFIFTGNSTIHSTSMSISGDTILGDEESSEGSVVSRGTRTHVLHGMGNSDIYRTINKMATKLSHIENEIKCKTLKLNKINRQNLDEVNGIRSRLEYHISQKDKQIRILTAQLDEMHTALALSHERELRSVNKGPGYGDFSVHYDVDSRKGTNSEMDASMRLYRNQTCISKNSIPLRSNLAFDRRSHTMDKGLGGLKTTNVSTRNTMEARAHGDKIVSGMHNEYYTGFSPELEPSPVPYDIANSNRIMNKTHSNKEPKGIPSNLAHPSKHIVPLAWVKGSISNGGKASLESGANMVRNNRSLQPDSKLTHTLRTPGTTVLPLGTAPTLVHRHCLPVTKNEDMDKTASQLNNLGQSVKPPAIKTLGLFALLYIINILETQNASKAVSSMVTANEDDTNAKIAILERDLITTKVALADSETQRDIEIAKILKSKAST
- a CDS encoding putative methionyl-tRNA synthetase, with protein sequence MQILILDQSLESLAAWLTAEFLRNSSPLALLSSVTRDTNWNPSASFEEHNGYKCVNTLSLSCENFEQNDGDFHGFLESIFGLNPEACDTSTVKSTKAIIVQAQKDILVRPLLLIVNRNNLEVSPIFGSDSILRYYLENQTSTINGNNILLNSEQVKNHFDWKSWSSTLRTVCRKNNSDLARGLLSSLNAFLTSNIDLICYDIIGSAIITLSILWFNGKIEALGLRLDMFPSIPPFIHNVLTKTSSLNKARCLHLFYRSMETSRSHVNGNGALKSLSDVSRDLIGKKYYITTALSYTNGPPHIGHTYEIVTSDIISRFFKVFGMVPILLSGTDEHGLKVATTAESYGMFPIELADYYSAKFHDNNTDLLTATHIFVRTTEPRHYKSAQKIWRILRDRGDIYLGEYSGWYNVREETFLTEVEAAATDYKDPLSGKPYTLMKESSYFFRMSKYQDMLIEKLSSDPAYLQPDSARAEILSRLKKPLEDLSVSRCNFKWGIPVPDDPSHVMYVWSDALTGYLSGIGFGDFDDISQLKLWPPDLQVIGKDIIWFFAVIWTSILMSLEVPLPKTIFAHGFITAADGRKMSKSLGNVVNTKELLDKYGVDTLRYYMIRDSVFGSDVKFDLSSLADLHNSDLTDTIGNLLHRITTLCVKFSNGCIPPLASKSAPRPFCMVDVARRTLSHLQRFALQDALVTVIEAYRDTNKYLTDREPWAKGSVDTRLDTIRNVLEAIYFLNHLMEPVIPLASSVVFKKLGTEKRDHIGFLSSDYDNLTEGTKVVVGDILFQKVETSAKIT